The segment CTTCGATCCGTACAGGTCGTGCAACGCCTGCACTTCTCGACAAAATTACAGTAGATTACTACGGCACGCCGTCGCCGATCAATCAGGTTGCGAACATCAGTGTTCCGGAACCGCGTATGATCACGATCCAGCCGTGGGAAAGAAATATGATCGGCGATATCGAACGCGCTATCATGAAATCCGACCTTGGTCTTAATCCTGTCAATGATGGTACGATGATCCGCTTGTCGATCCCGCAGTTGACGAAAGAACGTCGTCAAGAGATCGTAAAAGTCGTTCACAAGAAAACGGAAGAAGGCCGTGTAGGTATTCGTAATATCCGTCGTGATGCGATCGATGCTCTTAAAAAACTCGAGAAATCGAAAGAGATCTCGGAAGATGAGCTTAAAAAAGCACAAGATGATATGCAGAAATTGACGGACAAGTATATCAAAGAAGCTGACAAAGTAATGGCAGCAAAAGAAAAAGAAGTTATGGAAGTATAATGACTGATTGTAATTATCTTGGTTGTGAATGGTCGCTTGTAGAGCCGAAGCTCAAAGAGAACGGTGCAAACTATGATGTGATCAAAACAGATGCGATTTCCAGGTATTTTCGCTTGGATTCCGAGCGATTATATATTGTGCGACAGACGGTAGAGGCCGATGGCCGATATCTGTTTGTCGTGGCTTCCAAAATGAGAAAGGAGGTGTAAGATCATGGCTTACAAAATCAATGATGAATGCGTTTCCTGCGGTGCTTGCGAAGCAACTTGCCCGGTTGGTGCAATTTCTGAAGGCGACGGTAAATATGTTATCTCTGAAGACTGTGTAGAATGCGGTGCTTGCGCTGCAGGCTGCCCGATGGGTGCGATTGAAGCTCCTTGATGAACCAGGCCCCCTCGCAAGAGGGGGTTTACTTTCTTATGAATTGAGCGGGGGATACGATATGTGGAGAAAATGGCTGGGGACTGCAAAACAAGATTCGGTCAATCTCTCTTTGGTTGAACAAGTGAAACAAAAACCGATGCCGCAGCATATTGCGATCATTATGGACGGTAACGGACGCTGGGCGAAAAAGCGCGGTATGATGCGCAGCTATGGCCACCGTGCGGGTGCCGACAGACTTCGTTCGATCGTGCGTACTGCGGCGGAACTTGGTGTGTCCGTATTGACGACGTATGCGTTCTCGACGGAGAACTGGAAACGTCCGGCACAGGAAGTCGATTTTTTGATGAAGCTCTTTTGGGAATATCTCGACAATAATATTGAAGAGATGCACCAAAACCAAGTGAAGGTTCGTTTCATTGGGAAAACAGAAGAATTGTCGCCTGCACTGTATGAAAAGATGATGGCGGCAGAGGCAAAAACGGCGAATAATACGGGGCTCGTGCTCAATCTTGCGGTCAATTACGGCGGTCGTGCAGAAATCGTATCGGCTGTGCAAAAGATCGCACAGGAAGTAAAAGAAGGCACGCTTCAGGTAGAAGATATCACGGAAAAGATGCTTTCCGACCGTATGTATACGGGAGGACTTCCCGATCCTGACTTGTTGATCCGCCCGAGCGGAGATCTTCGCATCAGTAATTTCTTGTTATGGCAACTGGCGTATGCAGAATTTTGGTTTACAGGCATCAATTGGCCTGACTTTACCTCGGAGGTATTACTCGAGGCGATTTTGGAATATCAAAAACGTGATCGCAGATTCGGCGGTCTCAAAAATAAATAGACTGGGTGCAGAATATGTTAGCTAAAAGAATTGTGACCGGTATTATCGGTATTATCGCGGCAGTCGGTGTGATCCACATCGGTGGATGGGCACTTTGGTTGTCGGTTTTGGTGTTGGCTATTTTGGCTTGGCAAGAATTTTGTCGGCTGTTTAAAAATAAACAAATAGAGATCCCGTATAAGACGGGACTTGTAACGATCGTGGCGTTCTTGACAGCTGCGTTTTTCGGTGGCATGACGGCTCTGTCGTATGTGCTTCCTGTTGCGGTGCTGGCAGGGATCTGTCAGATGATCTTTTCGGACGAACGCTTGAATCCTGTTCGTATGTCGCTCTTTTCGACAGGTGTGCTGTATGTGGGATACCTGTTTGCGTTCCTGCTCCTTCTTCGTGAGATGAGCACAGAGATGATCGCTACACCGTTTGGTATGATGGAGTTGGGTGAAGCGGCAGTATACTGGGCGTTCATCGGTACCTGGGCAAGCGATACGTTTGCTTTCTTTGTAGGTACGGGTTTTAACAAGACGATCGGTACGCATA is part of the Selenomonadales bacterium genome and harbors:
- the frr gene encoding ribosome recycling factor, which encodes MAVKEIFASHEDKMKKTIDALRREFASIRTGRATPALLDKITVDYYGTPSPINQVANISVPEPRMITIQPWERNMIGDIERAIMKSDLGLNPVNDGTMIRLSIPQLTKERRQEIVKVVHKKTEEGRVGIRNIRRDAIDALKKLEKSKEISEDELKKAQDDMQKLTDKYIKEADKVMAAKEKEVMEV
- a CDS encoding 4Fe-4S binding protein — translated: MAYKINDECVSCGACEATCPVGAISEGDGKYVISEDCVECGACAAGCPMGAIEAP
- a CDS encoding isoprenyl transferase: MWRKWLGTAKQDSVNLSLVEQVKQKPMPQHIAIIMDGNGRWAKKRGMMRSYGHRAGADRLRSIVRTAAELGVSVLTTYAFSTENWKRPAQEVDFLMKLFWEYLDNNIEEMHQNQVKVRFIGKTEELSPALYEKMMAAEAKTANNTGLVLNLAVNYGGRAEIVSAVQKIAQEVKEGTLQVEDITEKMLSDRMYTGGLPDPDLLIRPSGDLRISNFLLWQLAYAEFWFTGINWPDFTSEVLLEAILEYQKRDRRFGGLKNK
- a CDS encoding phosphatidate cytidylyltransferase, whose amino-acid sequence is MLAKRIVTGIIGIIAAVGVIHIGGWALWLSVLVLAILAWQEFCRLFKNKQIEIPYKTGLVTIVAFLTAAFFGGMTALSYVLPVAVLAGICQMIFSDERLNPVRMSLFSTGVLYVGYLFAFLLLLREMSTEMIATPFGMMELGEAAVYWAFIGTWASDTFAFFVGTGFNKTIGTHKLCPVVSPGKSLEGAIGGLIGSMVCMAYFGSLFGFSIVDGIVLGFLVGIVAPLGDLCESSYKRYTGVKDSGTLLPGHGGILDRFDSILFVAPVVYIFMNLFIL